A genomic window from Cloacibacillus evryensis DSM 19522 includes:
- the iorA gene encoding indolepyruvate ferredoxin oxidoreductase subunit alpha, with protein sequence MKKIMTGNEAIARGAWEAGLHVAAAYPGTPSTEILENLSGYKDVYSEWATNEKVALEVAAGASMAGARALAAMKHVGLNVAADPLFTLAYTGVGGGLVVVTADDPGLFSSQNEQDNRFYASHAKLAMIEPSDSQESLDFIKEAFAISENFDTPVLFRVSTRICHSKTLVEPGERAEVAVRPYEKNSAKYVMAPAHAKKRKYLMEKRIAALKEFSETTPLNRVERGEGKTGIITSGISYNHAKEVFGDGASYLKLGFTWPLPEKKIRDFAASVDTLYVIEENEPYIEDFVKALGVACTGREKLPWVDELTPEVIRRAFFPGEAETGGYAIDANIPPRPPVLCAGCTHRGFFYEVGKYKDIVVTGDIGCYTLGMVPPLSVTDSVICMGASVSAGVGFRKAVERAGRNEKVFAVIGDSTFFHSGITGLIDAIVNKAPIVVNILDNRITAMTGHQENPGTGRTLMGEPTHQVDLKALCMACGVKEENIRLIDPYDLTATKEAIKAGHDASEPFVIITTSPCALIKEVIKKRANMKCAVDEEKCVKCKLCLKAGCPALNFRGGRVYIDRASCNGCTVCMQICPKKAISREGE encoded by the coding sequence ATGAAGAAGATCATGACCGGCAACGAGGCGATCGCCCGCGGCGCGTGGGAGGCCGGACTGCACGTGGCGGCCGCCTACCCCGGCACGCCTTCGACGGAGATACTGGAAAACCTCTCCGGGTACAAGGATGTCTATTCAGAGTGGGCGACGAATGAGAAGGTCGCTCTTGAGGTGGCGGCTGGAGCGTCGATGGCGGGGGCGCGCGCTCTCGCGGCGATGAAGCACGTCGGGCTCAACGTGGCGGCGGACCCGCTTTTCACCCTCGCCTACACGGGAGTGGGCGGCGGGCTTGTCGTCGTCACGGCGGACGACCCCGGGCTCTTCAGCTCGCAGAACGAGCAGGATAACCGCTTTTACGCCTCGCACGCGAAGCTCGCGATGATCGAGCCCTCCGACAGCCAGGAGAGCCTCGACTTTATAAAAGAGGCTTTTGCGATATCGGAAAACTTCGACACTCCCGTGCTCTTCCGCGTCAGCACGCGTATCTGCCACAGCAAGACGCTCGTTGAGCCGGGAGAACGCGCCGAGGTCGCTGTACGCCCCTACGAAAAAAACAGCGCGAAATATGTGATGGCTCCGGCCCACGCTAAAAAACGCAAATACCTTATGGAAAAACGCATCGCCGCGCTGAAGGAATTCTCCGAGACGACGCCGCTGAACCGCGTCGAACGCGGCGAGGGGAAGACCGGCATCATCACGAGCGGCATCTCCTACAACCACGCGAAAGAGGTCTTCGGCGACGGGGCCTCCTATCTCAAGCTCGGCTTTACCTGGCCGCTGCCGGAGAAAAAGATCCGTGATTTCGCCGCCTCGGTCGATACGCTCTATGTGATCGAGGAGAACGAACCCTACATAGAAGATTTTGTGAAGGCGCTCGGCGTCGCCTGCACGGGCCGTGAAAAGCTCCCCTGGGTCGACGAGCTGACGCCGGAGGTGATCCGCCGCGCCTTCTTCCCCGGCGAGGCCGAAACTGGAGGCTACGCGATCGACGCCAATATACCGCCGCGTCCTCCCGTGCTCTGCGCCGGCTGTACGCACCGCGGCTTCTTCTACGAAGTCGGCAAATACAAGGACATCGTCGTTACCGGCGATATCGGCTGCTACACGCTCGGCATGGTGCCGCCGCTCTCGGTGACGGATTCCGTCATCTGCATGGGGGCCAGCGTCTCCGCCGGCGTCGGCTTCCGCAAGGCCGTAGAGCGCGCGGGAAGGAATGAAAAGGTCTTTGCCGTCATCGGCGACTCGACCTTCTTCCACTCGGGGATCACGGGGCTTATCGACGCCATCGTCAACAAGGCGCCGATCGTCGTCAACATCCTCGACAACAGGATCACCGCCATGACCGGCCATCAGGAGAACCCCGGCACCGGCCGCACGCTGATGGGCGAGCCGACGCATCAGGTCGACCTCAAGGCGCTCTGCATGGCCTGCGGTGTCAAAGAGGAAAACATCCGCCTCATCGACCCTTACGACCTTACGGCGACGAAAGAGGCGATAAAAGCCGGACACGACGCCTCCGAGCCCTTCGTGATAATCACCACGTCTCCCTGCGCGCTCATTAAAGAGGTCATAAAAAAGCGCGCCAATATGAAGTGTGCCGTGGACGAGGAAAAGTGCGTCAAGTGCAAACTGTGCCTCAAGGCGGGCTGCCCGGCGCTCAACTTCCGCGGCGGCCGCGTCTACATCGACCGCGCCTCCTGCAACGGCTGCACGGTCTGTATGCAGATATGCCCGAAAAAAGCTATCTCCAGGGAGGGTGAATAG
- a CDS encoding indolepyruvate oxidoreductase subunit beta: MKNNDTKSILLVGVGGQGTILASKILSEGLVRKGYDVKMSEIHGMSQRGGSVTTHVRYGSRVASPVVPEGEADVLVAFEKVEAARWLRYLKKGGTLVVNDFEIYSLPVLTGAAEYPEGVTDKLKAEVPNTKCFNAGKVAESLGNIKAQNVVLLGALVKAMGLEDLDWKAVLSETVPPKLLELNIRAFEAGLAQ; the protein is encoded by the coding sequence ATGAAAAACAACGATACCAAAAGCATCCTTCTCGTCGGCGTCGGCGGACAGGGAACGATCCTCGCCTCGAAGATACTCTCCGAGGGACTCGTCCGCAAGGGATATGACGTCAAGATGTCCGAGATACACGGCATGAGCCAGCGGGGCGGCAGCGTCACGACGCACGTCCGCTATGGATCGAGGGTGGCGTCGCCCGTCGTGCCCGAGGGCGAGGCGGACGTGCTCGTCGCCTTTGAAAAGGTCGAGGCGGCGCGCTGGCTCCGTTACCTGAAAAAGGGCGGCACTCTCGTCGTGAACGATTTCGAGATATATTCGCTGCCCGTGCTTACCGGCGCGGCTGAGTATCCGGAGGGCGTCACCGACAAACTCAAAGCGGAGGTGCCGAACACGAAATGCTTCAACGCCGGGAAGGTCGCCGAATCGCTCGGCAACATCAAGGCGCAGAACGTCGTGCTGCTCGGCGCGCTTGTGAAGGCGATGGGCCTTGAGGATCTGGACTGGAAGGCCGTCTTGTCCGAGACGGTCCCCCCCAAGCTGCTTGAACTGAACATCAGGGCTTTCGAGGCCGGATTGGCTCAATAG
- the larC gene encoding nickel insertion protein has protein sequence MDGGKIGGEVFEISANIDDMTGEDLGAAMDILLGAGALDVWFEHIQMKKNRPAVKLSLLARPGDEERLAEAVLRHTTTLGVRMSKSSRVTLARATDTVATEFGEVRMKKGLLGGEVIKEMPEYEDVRRIAAESGEPIAAVRGMIAAAGGGKKRRFRHYKGGEYEYLGTARHSETEEELVLYRPLYNDSGLWVRPKRMFFENVVVDGKSVPRFAEIKEQMEGLRNER, from the coding sequence ATGGATGGCGGTAAGATAGGCGGCGAAGTGTTCGAGATCAGCGCTAACATTGACGATATGACCGGCGAGGATCTCGGCGCGGCGATGGATATCCTGCTTGGCGCGGGGGCGCTCGACGTCTGGTTCGAGCATATACAGATGAAAAAAAACCGTCCGGCGGTCAAACTGTCGCTGCTGGCCCGCCCCGGCGACGAGGAGCGGCTTGCCGAGGCGGTGCTGCGCCATACCACTACGCTGGGCGTGCGCATGAGCAAAAGCTCCCGCGTAACGCTGGCGCGCGCGACGGATACGGTCGCGACCGAATTTGGCGAAGTGCGGATGAAGAAGGGGCTGCTGGGCGGCGAAGTGATCAAGGAGATGCCGGAATACGAGGACGTTAGGCGTATCGCCGCGGAAAGCGGCGAGCCCATAGCCGCCGTGAGAGGGATGATCGCCGCGGCCGGGGGCGGGAAGAAAAGGCGCTTCCGCCATTACAAGGGCGGCGAGTATGAATACCTTGGCACGGCGCGCCATTCGGAGACGGAGGAGGAACTCGTCCTTTACCGTCCGCTTTATAACGACAGCGGCCTCTGGGTGCGCCCGAAAAGGATGTTTTTTGAGAACGTGGTCGTCGACGGGAAGAGCGTTCCCCGTTTTGCGGAAATAAAAGAGCAGATGGAGGGGTTGCGAAATGAGCGTTGA
- a CDS encoding SIR2 family NAD-dependent protein deacylase, whose amino-acid sequence MSVEEDAKRLARLVKEGGVTIFSGAGLSTESGLQDFRSRDGIWAHADPTRLASVGALEDNYEEFLEFYKARLYVPEEIQPNIGHKIIAKWEKEGYVDGVITQNVDRLHQKAGSVNVWELHGSLEPVRCHSCGGEGSTADFLAGKPCARCGGRLRPSVVLFGEMLPQRPLEAADELSDGCRTFIVLGSSLVVSPANYFPRQAKSRGARLAIVNRDPTPLDGIADIVVHEGIGAFLTEVEKDMQGR is encoded by the coding sequence ATGAGCGTTGAAGAAGATGCCAAAAGGCTGGCGCGGCTCGTTAAGGAGGGCGGCGTCACCATATTCAGCGGGGCCGGGCTGAGCACGGAGTCCGGATTGCAGGATTTCCGTTCCAGGGACGGGATATGGGCTCACGCCGATCCGACCAGGCTGGCTTCGGTCGGCGCGCTGGAGGATAATTATGAGGAATTCCTTGAGTTTTACAAGGCGCGCCTCTATGTGCCGGAGGAGATCCAGCCTAATATCGGCCACAAAATAATCGCCAAATGGGAAAAAGAGGGCTATGTTGACGGCGTGATAACCCAGAACGTCGACCGCCTGCACCAAAAAGCCGGTTCCGTCAACGTATGGGAGCTTCACGGTAGCCTGGAGCCGGTGCGCTGCCACAGCTGCGGCGGCGAGGGCTCGACGGCGGACTTCCTCGCCGGCAAACCCTGCGCCCGCTGCGGAGGACGCCTGCGGCCAAGCGTCGTCCTCTTCGGCGAGATGCTGCCGCAGCGGCCGCTTGAGGCGGCCGACGAGCTCAGCGACGGGTGCAGGACATTCATCGTCCTCGGTTCCTCGCTCGTCGTCTCGCCCGCGAACTACTTTCCCAGGCAGGCGAAGAGCAGGGGGGCCCGCCTCGCGATCGTCAACCGCGACCCCACGCCGCTCGACGGGATCGCCGACATCGTCGTACACGAGGGAATAGGGGCCTTCCTGACAGAGGTGGAAAAGGATATGCAGGGCCGCTGA
- a CDS encoding MarR family winged helix-turn-helix transcriptional regulator, giving the protein MMYGSIPDVELRRFYSLWRDMALVYDEWSKARGISDSAVLVLHSLYYERGGCTQKMICDKWLFPKQTVNSILKDFERRGLIEFSTLESDRRNKLVRLTPAGDDLAGSLIPELSRLERFVMEKMGEEGRRGLIEGMALFVKYFREGSPEL; this is encoded by the coding sequence ATGATGTACGGCAGTATCCCCGATGTGGAGCTGAGGCGTTTTTACTCATTATGGCGCGACATGGCCCTCGTATACGACGAATGGTCAAAGGCGCGCGGGATCAGCGACAGCGCCGTGCTGGTGCTCCATTCGCTCTATTATGAGCGCGGCGGCTGTACGCAGAAGATGATCTGCGACAAATGGCTCTTTCCGAAGCAGACGGTCAACTCGATCTTGAAGGATTTTGAAAGGCGCGGGCTGATCGAGTTTTCCACTCTCGAATCCGACCGCAGGAATAAGCTGGTACGGTTGACGCCCGCGGGGGATGATCTGGCGGGCTCGCTCATTCCCGAACTTTCGCGGCTGGAGCGGTTCGTAATGGAAAAGATGGGCGAAGAGGGGAGGCGCGGCCTCATCGAAGGCATGGCCCTGTTTGTAAAGTATTTCCGCGAAGGGTCGCCAGAGCTCTGA
- a CDS encoding MATE family efflux transporter has translation MKNSREFFSCVLPSLAAFALSGVYAVVDGFFVGNSIGDAGLAAINFAFPVTALLQAAGTGIGMGGAIRFAICAAQGDEKTARHYFSATLILLALCGALLSVLFFVSAGPLLKTLGARGATLPLGREYLIFIAAGALFQVFGTGLVPLIRNMGGSLYAMFAMSAGFIANIILDWLFIMVFGWGMAGAAVATVIGQAATALCAAFYFAVKRYPPSRPPVRMVLRLFSVILKIAISPFGITFSPMIGMMLMNRFSVLYGGEGAVACYACVGYIVTIVYLLLQGVGDGCQPLISRYYGSGRRADMRRVCLLAYMTAGALSLLSICALYLARGGVGELFGASEAVGRSVARVLPLFLAGVSFLAFTRITAASFYATEESRLSYILVYAEPLFLLAFLLLMPRFFGLTGVWLATPASQAATAAIASAARRKAKALNPSRAGRAEAAS, from the coding sequence ATGAAGAATTCGAGAGAATTTTTCTCCTGCGTGCTGCCCTCTCTCGCGGCTTTCGCCCTCTCGGGGGTCTACGCCGTGGTAGACGGCTTTTTCGTCGGCAACAGCATCGGCGACGCGGGGCTGGCGGCGATCAACTTTGCCTTTCCCGTCACCGCGCTTTTACAGGCGGCGGGGACCGGCATCGGCATGGGGGGCGCGATACGCTTTGCCATCTGCGCCGCGCAGGGCGACGAGAAAACGGCGCGGCATTATTTCAGCGCCACGCTGATCCTGCTCGCGCTCTGCGGCGCGCTGCTCTCCGTCCTGTTTTTTGTCTCCGCCGGGCCGCTGTTGAAGACGCTGGGCGCGCGGGGGGCGACACTCCCGCTCGGCAGGGAATATCTGATATTCATCGCCGCAGGAGCCCTCTTCCAGGTCTTTGGGACTGGGCTCGTGCCGCTGATAAGGAACATGGGCGGTTCTCTTTACGCGATGTTCGCGATGTCAGCGGGTTTCATCGCCAACATAATCCTCGACTGGCTGTTTATCATGGTATTCGGCTGGGGTATGGCGGGGGCGGCGGTGGCCACGGTGATAGGGCAGGCGGCGACGGCGCTTTGCGCGGCGTTCTATTTCGCCGTCAAGCGTTACCCGCCTTCGCGGCCGCCCGTGCGGATGGTCCTCCGCTTATTCTCCGTGATATTGAAGATAGCGATCTCTCCCTTTGGGATCACCTTCTCTCCGATGATAGGGATGATGCTCATGAACCGCTTTTCCGTTCTCTACGGCGGAGAGGGCGCGGTAGCATGCTACGCCTGCGTGGGCTACATCGTCACTATCGTCTATCTGCTGCTGCAGGGCGTGGGCGACGGCTGCCAGCCGCTTATCAGCCGCTATTACGGCAGCGGGCGGCGGGCCGACATGCGGCGCGTCTGTTTACTGGCCTATATGACGGCGGGGGCGCTGAGCCTGCTCTCCATCTGCGCCCTGTATCTGGCGCGCGGCGGCGTCGGGGAGCTCTTCGGGGCTTCGGAGGCGGTGGGGCGCAGCGTGGCCCGGGTACTGCCGCTTTTCCTCGCGGGCGTCTCCTTCCTGGCCTTTACGCGCATCACCGCCGCGAGTTTTTACGCGACGGAGGAGAGCCGGCTGTCATATATCCTCGTTTATGCCGAGCCGCTCTTTCTCCTGGCATTCCTGCTGCTCATGCCGCGTTTTTTCGGCCTGACCGGCGTATGGCTGGCCACGCCCGCATCGCAGGCGGCGACGGCGGCGATAGCGTCAGCCGCGAGACGGAAGGCAAAGGCGCTGAACCCATCTCGCGCCGGGCGGGCGGAGGCCGCTTCGTAA
- a CDS encoding NAD(P)H-dependent glycerol-3-phosphate dehydrogenase: MNITILGAGSFGTAMAVHLASLGHNVKMWTIDGKQAETINGSHRNNFCFFDTALPVNISATTGLRESLDFSDRYIMAIPTQFEREVCGKIAALAPAPGHMLNLAKGIEISTGNLLHKVHRELCPQMVYSALSGPSHAEEVLIDCPTTVALASGDEEEAKSWQKLLNGGNFRVYTSTDVIGLEVGGATKNIYAIAAGISKALKLGDNALAALASRGLAEIMRFGAKLGASPLTLSGLAGVGDLMVTCYSMHSRNFRLGLAVGSGMSMEEAVAELGQVAEGAYTVRAVIENSKKFNVEMPLADAVYRVLYKNEDPKALLKELFARPVKSEMR; this comes from the coding sequence TTGAACATAACGATCCTTGGCGCTGGCAGTTTCGGTACCGCCATGGCGGTACACCTGGCCTCCCTGGGCCATAATGTAAAGATGTGGACGATAGACGGCAAACAGGCCGAGACGATAAACGGCAGCCACAGAAACAATTTTTGTTTCTTTGACACGGCGTTGCCCGTAAATATTTCGGCGACCACCGGACTGCGTGAATCCCTTGACTTTTCGGACAGGTACATCATGGCGATACCGACGCAGTTCGAACGCGAGGTCTGCGGCAAGATCGCGGCGCTCGCCCCCGCGCCGGGGCACATGCTGAACCTGGCCAAAGGCATAGAAATATCGACGGGAAACCTGCTCCACAAGGTACACAGGGAGCTCTGCCCCCAGATGGTCTACTCGGCGCTGTCCGGACCGAGCCACGCCGAAGAGGTGCTCATTGACTGCCCGACGACGGTGGCCCTCGCCTCCGGAGATGAGGAAGAGGCAAAATCGTGGCAGAAACTGCTCAACGGCGGAAACTTCCGCGTATACACCAGCACGGACGTCATCGGCCTTGAGGTCGGCGGCGCGACAAAGAATATATATGCGATCGCGGCCGGCATCTCCAAGGCCCTCAAGCTCGGCGACAACGCACTCGCGGCGCTCGCCTCGCGCGGACTGGCCGAGATAATGCGCTTCGGCGCGAAGCTCGGCGCCTCTCCGCTCACGCTTTCCGGGCTCGCCGGCGTCGGCGACCTCATGGTCACCTGTTACAGCATGCATTCGCGCAACTTCCGCCTGGGACTCGCCGTCGGCAGCGGCATGAGCATGGAGGAGGCCGTCGCCGAGCTTGGACAGGTCGCCGAGGGCGCATACACGGTGCGCGCCGTCATCGAGAACAGTAAAAAATTCAACGTCGAGATGCCGCTCGCCGATGCCGTCTACCGCGTCCTTTATAAAAACGAGGACCCCAAAGCGCTGCTGAAAGAGCTGTTTGCGAGGCCGGTAAAGTCGGAGATGAGATAA
- a CDS encoding formate dehydrogenase accessory sulfurtransferase FdhD, translating into MESAVRQIKIIRVGPDGTGTAADDELISEKTVSLYVDGRYDHAAVITGGGEKLWAAGNLKCRGLISSADDIEDISVNGNIIGVRLKRRRVPLKPAPLSVEWQVGPELVRQKIAELAQAKLYLRTGCLHVALLSSNRGETLFSAEDVGRRNAVDKAAGWLLYEGADPAASLLFISGRMPGDMVLKAANAGIPFIASVSAPTADGVAAARAANITMIGFARGGGFNIYSADGRVELAEKEL; encoded by the coding sequence ATGGAGAGCGCGGTCAGGCAAATAAAGATAATCCGGGTCGGGCCGGACGGAACGGGAACCGCGGCGGATGACGAACTGATCTCCGAAAAGACGGTATCCCTCTATGTGGACGGCAGGTATGACCACGCGGCCGTCATCACCGGGGGCGGCGAAAAATTGTGGGCGGCGGGGAACCTGAAGTGCCGCGGGCTGATATCGTCGGCGGACGACATCGAAGATATCTCCGTGAACGGCAACATCATCGGCGTGAGGCTCAAAAGGCGGAGAGTACCGCTAAAACCCGCGCCGCTGTCCGTCGAGTGGCAAGTCGGTCCGGAGCTGGTGCGGCAAAAGATCGCCGAGCTCGCGCAGGCAAAACTCTACCTCCGCACAGGCTGCCTCCATGTGGCGCTGCTATCGTCAAACAGAGGGGAGACCCTTTTTTCGGCGGAGGACGTCGGCCGCCGCAACGCCGTGGACAAAGCCGCCGGCTGGCTGCTGTATGAAGGGGCTGACCCCGCCGCCTCCCTGCTTTTCATCTCCGGACGCATGCCGGGCGACATGGTCCTTAAGGCCGCAAACGCCGGCATTCCCTTCATCGCGAGCGTCTCCGCCCCGACGGCGGACGGCGTCGCCGCGGCGCGCGCGGCAAACATCACGATGATCGGATTCGCGCGCGGCGGGGGCTTTAACATTTACAGCGCGGACGGCCGGGTCGAATTGGCGGAAAAAGAGCTATAA
- a CDS encoding QueT transporter family protein — protein MLAPISFGPVQFRVSEALTLLPFCLPEAVPGLFIGCLISNMLGGFGIIDIVLGSAATLAAAWITSKMPNVWLAALPPVVINAVVVGTYIAILSSTPVAWSIIYIGASQAAICYAVGVPLILYVKRSGVLEKYR, from the coding sequence GTGCTGGCTCCCATATCCTTCGGCCCGGTGCAGTTCAGAGTTTCGGAGGCGCTGACGCTGCTGCCCTTCTGCCTCCCGGAAGCGGTGCCCGGGCTCTTTATCGGCTGTCTGATCTCAAACATGCTCGGCGGTTTCGGCATAATCGACATCGTCCTTGGCAGCGCGGCGACGCTGGCCGCCGCCTGGATCACCTCAAAGATGCCTAACGTCTGGCTGGCCGCCCTGCCGCCGGTCGTCATCAATGCCGTTGTGGTCGGAACCTATATCGCCATACTGTCCTCGACGCCGGTCGCTTGGTCGATCATCTACATCGGCGCGAGCCAGGCGGCCATTTGCTACGCTGTCGGAGTGCCCTTGATCTTATATGTAAAACGCTCCGGGGTCCTTGAAAAGTACAGATAA
- a CDS encoding proline iminopeptidase-family hydrolase: MAVSMKTEYIDVPGGYLCLNVYGAEKNSNIPVLYIHGGPGGNIESFRPMAERIAEDRTVYLYNQLGCDENSHTGEESLWVPERYIESLNSIIAAIGVPKLHLIGRSWGAYLAAEHAIRSHNSPVISITMISPLVSTKIWIADAKQRLAELGEDCLEAVEQCEREHHFDGRYYQEIIKKYDDNFRYRLSTVTRAGHAATPLKPKTASGLRVYRHMWGPSEFTCEGVLKDIDITGSLCKIRVAVLLICGEFDQVRQPTCEYYRSLIPGSRMAVIPDSSQTSYLEQPHIFYWTLRNFYECF, translated from the coding sequence ATGGCTGTCAGTATGAAAACTGAATACATTGATGTTCCCGGAGGGTACCTATGCCTTAACGTCTACGGCGCGGAGAAAAATTCCAACATCCCCGTCCTTTACATCCATGGCGGGCCGGGCGGCAACATCGAATCTTTCCGGCCGATGGCGGAGAGAATCGCCGAGGACCGGACCGTGTATCTCTACAATCAGCTTGGCTGCGATGAAAACTCGCATACGGGCGAAGAATCGCTCTGGGTCCCCGAGCGGTATATCGAATCGCTGAACAGTATAATCGCCGCCATCGGAGTCCCTAAGCTGCACCTGATCGGACGTTCCTGGGGGGCCTATCTTGCCGCGGAACACGCCATACGTTCCCATAACTCTCCCGTCATCTCGATCACGATGATCAGCCCCCTTGTCAGTACGAAGATATGGATCGCCGACGCGAAACAGCGCCTCGCCGAACTTGGCGAAGACTGCCTTGAGGCGGTGGAGCAGTGTGAGCGCGAGCACCACTTCGACGGCCGCTATTATCAGGAGATCATCAAGAAGTACGACGACAACTTCCGTTACCGCCTATCGACCGTCACCAGGGCCGGTCACGCCGCGACCCCGCTCAAGCCGAAGACCGCCTCCGGTTTGAGGGTATACCGGCATATGTGGGGGCCGAGTGAATTTACCTGCGAGGGTGTCCTGAAGGATATCGACATCACCGGCAGCCTCTGCAAGATCAGGGTCGCGGTCCTGCTTATCTGCGGCGAGTTCGACCAGGTGCGGCAGCCGACCTGCGAATACTACCGTTCGCTGATCCCCGGTTCGAGGATGGCGGTCATCCCGGACTCCTCTCAGACCTCGTACCTGGAACAGCCGCACATCTTCTATTGGACGTTGCGGAACTTCTACGAGTGTTTCTAG
- a CDS encoding YkvI family membrane protein, translated as MCGEKISWSNVIKFAGAFVAFLIGSGFATGQEILQYFTAYGMKGLLAGLFTLICLVYVGGDFIATGFRQRFSNTNDIYRYYCGRYIGGFYDYFAIAFLYMSYIVMVAGAGATLAQYYGLPVYAGCVGMAFVSAFTVTFGLGRIVDVIGTIGPAIVLFAIGIGFAAILKNPDGIAQGARMIEAAEVEMTKVGTNWLTSGMSYVGFSMLWLAAFLAAMGQKANSAKEAVIGTTLGAAGFVAGIVIMMLGLLANIDAVAMTDIPSLILAERIYPPIATIFSIIIMGGIYTTSVPLLWSVSARFSAEKTRKSYLLTAGLAVSGCAVSLLLPFQRIVNIIYGINGYVGILLILFMIVKTARNMRKPA; from the coding sequence GTGTGCGGAGAAAAGATCAGTTGGTCCAATGTAATCAAATTCGCGGGGGCGTTCGTCGCCTTTCTTATCGGCTCCGGTTTTGCGACCGGACAGGAGATACTTCAATACTTCACGGCCTACGGGATGAAGGGGCTTCTTGCTGGACTCTTCACGCTCATCTGCCTCGTGTATGTCGGCGGGGACTTTATCGCGACCGGTTTCCGCCAGCGTTTTTCAAACACGAACGACATTTACAGATACTACTGCGGCAGGTATATCGGCGGCTTCTATGACTACTTCGCCATCGCCTTCCTCTACATGTCATACATCGTAATGGTAGCCGGCGCCGGAGCGACTCTCGCGCAGTACTACGGGCTTCCCGTATATGCCGGCTGTGTCGGGATGGCCTTTGTTTCGGCCTTTACCGTCACCTTCGGCCTGGGTCGGATCGTCGACGTGATCGGTACGATAGGGCCGGCGATCGTATTGTTCGCGATCGGCATCGGCTTCGCCGCCATTCTCAAAAACCCGGATGGGATAGCTCAGGGAGCGCGTATGATCGAAGCGGCGGAGGTCGAAATGACAAAGGTCGGAACAAACTGGCTCACATCCGGCATGTCTTACGTCGGCTTCTCGATGCTTTGGCTCGCCGCCTTCCTCGCGGCAATGGGACAGAAGGCGAACTCGGCGAAAGAGGCCGTCATCGGCACGACGCTCGGCGCGGCCGGCTTCGTCGCCGGCATCGTCATCATGATGCTCGGACTGCTCGCCAACATAGACGCCGTGGCGATGACTGACATCCCCTCGCTCATTCTCGCGGAGAGGATATATCCTCCCATCGCCACGATCTTCTCCATTATCATCATGGGAGGCATTTACACCACCTCCGTGCCGCTCCTTTGGTCGGTCTCCGCCCGTTTCTCGGCGGAAAAAACACGAAAATCATATCTGCTCACCGCGGGGCTCGCCGTCTCCGGCTGCGCCGTCAGCCTGCTGCTCCCCTTCCAGCGCATAGTCAACATCATCTACGGCATAAACGGCTATGTTGGGATCTTGCTGATACTCTTTATGATCGTGAAGACGGCGCGAAATATGCGAAAGCCCGCCTAA